The stretch of DNA TAAGGGCAGCATCCTATCGCGGGAGCACTTATGATTCCAAACTTTCTGGCTCCCAGGTTGTACAGATTCTGcaaaaagtataatttaatgATCATGAAGAACAAACTAGATAATTAACATTATAgggaattaatttaattaccttCAAATGGCTGAGGTATTCATCATGGAGAGTGGATAGGAAGGCTTCATTGGACACGTTGCTGGCATTGCGTTGATACTCAAAGATGTCATTGCTGCCTACGCTAATGATGTACAAGGAGTTTGAGCTGATGAGAGCAGCTGCTTTGTCTTGTCCCAGTAACTCCGTGATGTTCGCCACCGCTGTTGAAAATTGTTGGATTTGGTCTCCTAATGAGACAACTTCTAcctgcatgtatatatatatatatatatatatggttcaTGTTCTCAACACCATTAATGTAAATACGTACCGTagtaaaatttctcttttgtaATCAAGATTTCATAAAGTTCAGCCGATTGAAATAGCCGTTTTGCAAAAAAGTAATACAGTAAGTACTTGCAAAGCGGTCCCGACCCCATACCCAAATTGcccttttatatattattataaatatagtcagagagagtgagagaaggggggggggggggggggggggtgttgtggAGGGAGGGAGAGCTTACAAATACTTTCCCAGTTGTATTGAGAATCCCGGATCCCCCTGAAGCAAAGTTGGCGCCCAGCAGCAACTTTCTCTTGAAGGTAGAATTGTGacggagaagagagagaaaaggtgGTGGACTTCTCTTGTAATTTTCACTCAGTAGTCTCACTAATTAAACAGGCAAATTAACAACGGGGAGCGTGATCAAGCGTTGTCAGAGAGATCGCTAATTATTTATGCTTGGATAACAGtagatgatgaaataaattaattactcaCCGAGCAAGTCGGCAGTGTTATAGCCATTGCTGAACCTTCCGGTGGGTTCAGAGAAAGGGAAATCGATCCCATTGAAGGGCCTGTCGGCTCGAACGACACTCCCATTCAAGTAAGTGTTGGTCCCAACGTCCATCGTTGAATCTCCAAATATGAAAATAGCCGCCACATCTGCCTTCACCAGAGATAGAAGATGAAggtggggaagaagaagaagaagaagtaggtGGAGGCAGATTTTTGCCATTAATGTTATGTCTTAATTAGCACGTACGTACTGATCTGTGAGTTTCGGGGAATGAATTTATAGGGAGGGgtaattaatcattaattaatgttaattacTATTAAgtcattttcattaattttccaTAACCAGCTGGAAGGTATCCAATTGTGAAACaaagagcatatatatatatatgagaattgAACAAGCAGGTAAACGTCAATTACAAGTCACTGTTCCAACCTGCTGGAAGAGAGGGTGAATCTGagtattataatttaattacactGTTTACCCTAGTGATTAATgatccaatatatatataataaacataTACGGGCGAGAAAATCCAGGTAGAAAACAAACACTATGGGGGGAATCGGGACAGAGAACCCTCAATTCTGAGGCAATCAATTCTTCGTTTAGAAcaaagtaattaattttaattaacatcCCTTTCAACCATGCCAACACAAACACGGGCTTAATTCTAAGTTGTAATTAATTACAATCTCTATGCCAAGTTTGCCAACCATGCCTATCCTTTAAACTATTCTCAAAATGaagaatattatataattaattagatcATCGATCACCCCACAGAATACAAACAATTGAATTGTTAAATTACAAATGACCAAAATTATAGCAAATCAGTACAAATCAAATGGATTCGGttaaacttttttaaaataattttacttatcACAAGATTTGAACTGGGAGCTAATTAATTAGGGTTCCACGGCCTACCTTAGAACTATTGCAAAAGACTTATCCATatatcaataatatatcataattaCACATCATTAAtcgtatatatttttgttgagttttctttttttttttttttaattttgaatataagTTGAATCACCGAATCTATAGATAGTATGGTACCCaccagataaaaaaaaaagatgaaagtaaaatataaaaaataaatattcacaaaTTTAAGTGAAATCTAATAAGAAGATTTTAATAAGATATGTTACTAAGCAAATTCGTAATTAACTTTTAACTTAATTAACCTTCTAGTTTCTACCCTGTTacgttaaaaaagaaaattttcaaaagaaaacgTGTATAATCCaaagtttttcttatttttttgataaatatataatcCAAAGTTTAATAGTATAGAAGCTCCCAAGAGGTGACTAGCATCCAAGTTCACCAAGGTAATTACATAATGACGTGACCCAAGCCCAGGGCACCTcctttcatgttttttttattaaaatatatatatatataggcccaGGGCACCTcctttcatgttttttttattaaaatatatatatatatatatatatcaaattatctTTAGTGAATGATAAAATTGTACACCCTTATTATAACTAACAAAAAGTATACAGGGGTGGAGGTTGCACGTGGGTAGAGAAAAGGTGGGCCCAGAAGATAGTGACGCTGCTGGATAACCCTAAGAGCCAAGTTACATTACTATGATTAGAAGTTatagacaagaaaaaaaaagtgtgcCCTAAGAGCCAATTTACATTATTATGATTAGAAGTTatagacaagaaaaaaaaagtgtgtgTGCATGGAATGAGGTCAGAAACACATGTTATCCTTGGTTCCTATCATATGTTGTCACCATTACCACCACAGTTGTCATCGATCTCACTTGTAGACCAAATTCAACAAGCTGTTAGCGCAGTTATACAACTATTTCACCATCGTTTGTCAGCCATAGAAGAAAGATTACATAACCATTTTTCATCTCCGTTGCCCTCAAATCATTCGGATCATTAGGAGGATCCGTCATTGCCATGAATAGATATTACATTGCAACGGAGATGAAAAAGAGTTAtgcaatttttcttctatggcTGACAAGCGATGGTGAAATGATTGTATAACTACGCTAACAGCTTGTTGAATTTGGGTTATAAGTGAGATCAATGACGACTGTGGAGGCGGTGACGATGGTGACAAAATATGATAGAAACCAGGGATAACATGTGCTTTTGACCCATCTCATACACGATCATTCTTTTTCCAACCATAATAATGTCTCATCAAAAGCTGGCTGCGAGAGCTGTCCAACAGCGTCACTATCTTTTGTCGAGCCAACTGCTGATGATTGTGATGATGCATCATGTTGGTGTGTTTGGTAGTCAAcctgcaagtatatatatacatggaatAAGTTGTACTATTAAAAAGGCCaattaagcataataaaatataagacacaagtattgttgtatatttacataaatttccTCGGATTTATTGTCAACGAATCttgatttatcttttctttggtGCATCGCAATGAATAACTTAGTCTGTGTAGGTGGACAACCAAATAGCTTAGACtgcaagggaaaaaaataaagtgttCATGCAATCatacttaaataattatgtataataaaaatatcaaatattattagTCTATTCCTATGCTTGGACATGGAGATGGAACCACAAATATGCTTACTATCTCCAACATTTGAGAACCGATTTTTCTTGGtcttttttgatttgtttttaaattatggaGTATTCTAATACTCCTTGAGTGCTTCAAATACAACATAACACATCCAAGATGGTTTTTTTGTCAAGTCCCTCTTCACACGGAACAAAAGGTCGGACAAACGATCAGAGGCcgtcttttcaaaatttatccTTATTTGATATTCCAATTCACTCTCCCAAAACCAATTCTTCtataatgttaatataaaaagcaaagcaaaacaaaatcaaaagttaaattaatcTTTCCTAATTCAAACTCCTACAATTTGCAAATGTAAATTGccaaattattgattttttctaTTGCAAACGTGTGTGATGAATAATAAAGTTATTCTGGATTaatcaaaccttaaatattAGATTCCAAGAATGCCCATCAACAAAATTCTAAATGTCAATCCTATAAATTGCTATTTTccaaaaaaactaattaaaatgcACTTTATCTGAAATCAAGATCAATGATCTTCAAGGTTTAGTTTTTCAACAACTTAAAGCAAGTTATAAACAAGTTACTGAGTTACAttgatcttatcatatgcgcagcggaaattaaaatttaatttggaggtatcccgtttttcagaaattatggtttaataaaacgaaggcataaacgaaaaatacctctttgatgaaatcttatttcaccgttagatttcccgccgtataatcctccaagtgtaggatgccgagtcggtccacccgaaatcacttctattcaagaatatcaaagagagaagataagtagaagaaatttttcacaaaaatttctaacttacctcttagattcaagaacacttctccaaaattctctctacattcaagtgaatcaagaagacacttatagagaaaataagagtttggagctatttatagttccaattaaaaactattcttcattaaatgggttgggcttctcaagcccattccatttaatgcaattggaccaagcccaatccaatggaatttatttgaatccaatagtgccattgggccaagcctaatgtactagcaaaaggcccaacccaatctatgattaaataattacattcataatataattatttaattattcttatttatccaataaataaatgcactataattagtaattataaaattactaatttatttattttctctttgaaagtaatttctttttgggtgggactttctgggtccacaaataaattggcaacaagaataatcaacaattaattctcgtaaatcatgagtgacatctagcaatatatcatgattacccaatttattgtgaagcgggtattgtgaaccttttactacgttaccatacaatacggtccttctatcatcctatatcccgacaagatatgagatcatggtcagtaggtcgaatctcttaatcttgtcatatgaccaaatccaaaatcaatcttgacaaattatgacacaacccgtatggaacaaattccatcgtcatattacctcggtcaaggatttatcgtcaagtgattactggatcgcataggatatcttcctcataaatctcgaggtgatagattccatgtctaatgcacacatacctcatgtatcactgaatcaggcacatagatacgtatgattatccttgattagaacaaccacatgatatcgttgatatcctaatccaccaatacacagatatccatgtcatctcaggtctaaggactagttgtaaaatcgcagctaacattaaatcattgacccgtgagaaataacccatgtgatttaatgttaacagttccgttcagtgaactcgttcttgtaacgagcacccacttatcttccttctatagctcatacagaatggcacgagactcaccaaccttatctttcagtatctcatactgaaacaaggaggaagacaatgtgctggcctttacgagttgctatcatccatgataggaattctatggccaggaacatgtttatagtataacaaattgtggattatccataactcgtattcttaacacttaagaatggtatccacttcttattatactaatggatatatgttttataatttaaaccatattgcaatttaaataaaaacataaacttgccatttaaataatatttaaagaattacaagatcgagtccctttgtgtcactggaactggtctttagggctcatatctaacagttactttatttatttatatgctaATAGTATTCTCGAGAGCTATGTTGGAAAAGTTACTTCTTAAAAATTGAAGTGTTGAGTAAGGAATAAATCTCTCTAACAGGTTCTTTAGTTGTGATTTGGTGAGCATGGCAATATgcatatttcttaaataattctCTAACTTGATTGAGCATATTATTAACACTAGGCATGAAAATTTTCCTCTATGTTTGTTTcattaagaaaagaaatgaaacttAACATGTTGTTTAATaactctaatttatttttaattttttgcataTTTTACTCTTCTCCTACATTTCTTGCCTTGTGTTGTTAGAGGtgggaagaaaaaaataaaatgaaaaatgtgaaaatactTTTTTCTTATGTTCATTGTTTTTCccaaaagtttttgaaatttttgaaaataaaaacaatctataaacattatttttgttttcgaaataatgaaaacgaAAACAAATTACTGAAAACAATCTACAATTAGTTTGGATTGAGTAATAGAAATTTGGATTCAAGACAATCTTAACATAATACATGTAAGGAAAGATATAGATAAGTGGTCACATAAGATACTAGATTGGTTGAAGTATTTTAGTTTTGATCTTCTCCCAATCCTCACAAAGTAGAGAGTCTTAGGCATTAGGAACACATGCGATTTTGGTTTTgactttctctctcccttttaaAAAATTGCTTTTGTAAACAACCCCTTTAGACTAATTTgcttaatttttatgatttttctgtTTGATGTCCTTAAtatctcatttttatttctttagatCACGGACTTGCTTGTTAATATTACCAAGCATGCCCTAAAGCCTATACACTGATTGTTGactaaagaagaaaaacaaaagctaTTAAAGAAGTTCAATTTAGAAGAGAAGTTTTCTACTGAACTAAATATTGTTGTCGACACCTGAGAAATGTTTTACACTATCTAAGgaattcttaatttattttgtgatgtctatatgtatatagataGGTGCTTTCAGTATAAGACTAAAATAGATGGTTGAATATTTAATTTCAGTACAATTTACAACAAATTCCAAATAAAACCTATATAATTGGATGTTGCTCGTGCTTGTTGTTAGCTGAAAAGTTATATGTGTACACACCTATGTTTGATgtgttcattttaattttttattttttgatccAAATCTGTCTATAAAAAGTTTAGGAGTGTATTTAAATGTTGCTATGTATTCAGCTTTCATGAGATGCACAGAATTACAACACAATCTGACATTACTGTAATTAAATT from Diospyros lotus cultivar Yz01 chromosome 6, ASM1463336v1, whole genome shotgun sequence encodes:
- the LOC127803865 gene encoding GDSL esterase/lipase At4g28780-like isoform X2 gives rise to the protein MDVGTNTYLNGSVVRADRPFNGIDFPFSEPTGRFSNGYNTADLLVRLLSENYKRSPPPFLSLLRHNSTFKRKLLLGANFASGGSGILNTTGKVFVEVVSLGDQIQQFSTAVANITELLGQDKAAALISSNSLYIISVGSNDIFEYQRNASNVSNEAFLSTLHDEYLSHLKNLYNLGARKFGIISAPAIGCCPYERYLNQLYNNGSGGCYDEMNDLAQSFYNLTEIILQEFSSQCSGVVYSLGNAYQATMDAINNPLPFGLKDVQTPCCTSGTFTDLGLCTQSDNLCRNREDYLFWDWYHPTQHASQLAALTLYGAAPPFVTPVNFSQLVL
- the LOC127803865 gene encoding GDSL esterase/lipase At4g28780-like isoform X1; translation: MAKICLHLLLLLLLPHLHLLSLVKADVAAIFIFGDSTMDVGTNTYLNGSVVRADRPFNGIDFPFSEPTGRFSNGYNTADLLVRLLSENYKRSPPPFLSLLRHNSTFKRKLLLGANFASGGSGILNTTGKVFVEVVSLGDQIQQFSTAVANITELLGQDKAAALISSNSLYIISVGSNDIFEYQRNASNVSNEAFLSTLHDEYLSHLKNLYNLGARKFGIISAPAIGCCPYERYLNQLYNNGSGGCYDEMNDLAQSFYNLTEIILQEFSSQCSGVVYSLGNAYQATMDAINNPLPFGLKDVQTPCCTSGTFTDLGLCTQSDNLCRNREDYLFWDWYHPTQHASQLAALTLYGAAPPFVTPVNFSQLVL